One genomic segment of Paenibacillus durus includes these proteins:
- a CDS encoding AAA family ATPase, with amino-acid sequence MPKWSKEVLIGFVPVLLIFMAFLGINIVPVIVAAAMVGALLVITHMRGGIAVNAGAEKKRKKKGPAKLTFEEIGGQDNAKQELREALDFLIRHEEISKFGIRPLKGILLTGPPGTGKTLMAKAAAHYTNSVFVAASGSEFVEMYVGVGAGRIRDLFKDARTRAVKENRESAIIFIDEIDVIGGKREGGQQREYDQTLNQLLTEMDGIYNSETPRILLIAATNRKEMLDPALLRPGRFDRHIQVDMPDKKGRKSILELHAKNKPLHPDVNLDKLAEEAYGFSGAQLESVMNEAAIYMMRDNLTQVEDRHLAMAIDKVMMGEKTDRETNQEEKKRVAIHELGHAIMAELLRPGSVSQVTLTPRGQALGYVRHNPQQEQYLYTKDYLEEQIMIALGGAAAEEMYYGGRSTGSRGDFDQALGIVEMMMKSGLTSLGIAKLEMVTTEELMKENSKILDELMERTHSLLENKRNLFDYSLDILMKEEVLSGEQFRCQFRDSVLLPA; translated from the coding sequence ATGCCTAAATGGAGCAAAGAAGTATTAATCGGATTTGTGCCGGTGCTGCTGATTTTTATGGCTTTTCTGGGTATTAATATCGTGCCTGTTATCGTTGCTGCCGCCATGGTCGGCGCCCTGCTCGTTATCACCCATATGCGCGGCGGCATCGCCGTAAATGCGGGTGCGGAGAAGAAGCGTAAGAAGAAGGGTCCGGCTAAGCTGACGTTTGAAGAAATCGGCGGCCAGGATAACGCGAAGCAGGAACTGCGCGAGGCGCTCGATTTTCTGATCCGGCATGAAGAAATCAGCAAGTTCGGGATTCGTCCGCTCAAAGGGATTCTTCTTACCGGCCCTCCCGGGACGGGCAAGACGCTAATGGCGAAGGCTGCGGCCCATTACACGAACTCGGTATTCGTGGCGGCCTCCGGCAGTGAGTTTGTGGAAATGTATGTCGGCGTTGGCGCCGGACGGATCCGCGATCTGTTCAAGGACGCCCGTACCCGTGCGGTTAAGGAGAATCGGGAAAGCGCCATTATTTTCATCGACGAAATTGACGTCATCGGCGGCAAGCGTGAAGGCGGGCAGCAGCGGGAGTATGATCAGACGCTTAACCAGCTTCTTACCGAGATGGATGGCATTTATAATTCGGAAACTCCGCGTATTCTGCTGATCGCCGCTACGAATCGTAAGGAGATGCTTGATCCGGCGCTGCTGCGTCCGGGGCGCTTTGACCGTCATATTCAAGTGGACATGCCCGACAAAAAAGGCCGCAAGTCCATTTTAGAGCTGCACGCCAAGAATAAGCCGCTACATCCCGATGTCAATTTGGATAAACTTGCGGAGGAAGCTTACGGCTTCTCCGGAGCCCAGCTCGAAAGCGTGATGAATGAAGCCGCGATCTATATGATGCGTGATAATTTGACTCAAGTAGAGGACCGCCATTTGGCAATGGCGATTGACAAGGTCATGATGGGCGAGAAGACGGACCGTGAGACGAACCAGGAAGAGAAGAAGCGGGTAGCGATTCATGAGCTGGGACATGCCATTATGGCCGAGCTTCTGCGTCCGGGCAGCGTCAGTCAGGTAACACTCACTCCGCGCGGTCAGGCGCTCGGCTATGTGCGGCATAACCCGCAGCAGGAGCAGTATCTGTACACGAAAGACTATCTTGAGGAGCAGATTATGATTGCGCTCGGCGGAGCGGCAGCCGAAGAAATGTATTACGGCGGACGGAGCACAGGCTCCCGGGGCGATTTCGACCAGGCGCTCGGTATTGTGGAAATGATGATGAAATCCGGCCTGACCTCCCTTGGAATCGCCAAGCTGGAAATGGTAACAACGGAAGAACTAATGAAAGAGAATAGTAAAATATTGGACGAACTGATGGAGCGAACCCATTCTCTTCTGGAAAATAAACGAAATCTTTTTGATTATTCCCTGGATATCCTAATGAAGGAAGAAGTGCTCTCCGGAGAACAATTTCGTTGTCAATTTCGTGACAGTGTCCTTTTACCGGCATAA
- a CDS encoding amidohydrolase, whose translation MGTKWMIRNGKFAVPGADKPVFEGYMVIDNDLITYIGEEAPVLEEDVPVFEGNRLLFLPGLVNTHGHAAMSLLRGYGDDLALQVWLQEKMWPMEGKFTGDDVYWGTALSVLEMLKGGTTTFLDMYDHMDRVAEVAEASGIRAVLMRGVIGLCPAEVQNQKLAEAVAFAKKWHNAADGRITAMISPHSPYTCPPDYIEKFVQAAHDLDLPIHTHMSETRREVEQNEADYGLRPVAHLEKLGMFTRPSLVAHAVHLNDEEIEILARNQVGVSHNPGSNLKLASGVARVPELLKAGVTVSLGTDGAASNNNLDMFEEMRLAALIHKGVSGDPTAVPAGEALRIATEYGAKSLFLNQVGRLAPGMKADFIAIDIDQPHLLPHTDLISHTVYSASAKDVEHVWVDGKQIIKHGECLTLDEEAIRRKAQEAFEGLLNR comes from the coding sequence ATGGGTACTAAATGGATGATCCGAAACGGCAAATTTGCCGTGCCTGGCGCGGATAAGCCTGTTTTTGAAGGATATATGGTAATTGATAACGATTTGATTACGTACATAGGGGAAGAAGCGCCCGTTCTTGAAGAAGACGTACCTGTCTTTGAAGGCAACCGCCTGCTGTTCCTTCCGGGGCTTGTCAATACGCATGGGCATGCGGCGATGTCGCTGCTGCGCGGTTATGGAGACGATCTTGCCCTTCAGGTATGGCTTCAGGAAAAAATGTGGCCAATGGAAGGGAAATTCACCGGAGACGACGTCTACTGGGGAACCGCACTCTCGGTGCTGGAAATGCTCAAGGGCGGGACAACGACGTTTCTTGATATGTATGATCATATGGACCGGGTGGCTGAGGTGGCGGAAGCATCTGGAATACGCGCCGTCCTGATGCGTGGTGTAATCGGGCTGTGCCCGGCAGAGGTGCAGAATCAGAAGCTTGCGGAAGCGGTTGCTTTTGCAAAAAAATGGCATAACGCGGCGGATGGACGGATCACCGCTATGATATCACCCCATTCGCCGTATACTTGTCCTCCGGATTATATCGAGAAATTTGTCCAGGCGGCGCATGACCTCGACCTGCCTATTCATACGCATATGTCCGAAACGCGGCGGGAAGTGGAGCAAAATGAAGCGGATTACGGCCTTCGGCCCGTTGCCCATCTGGAGAAGCTCGGGATGTTCACCCGGCCGTCGCTAGTGGCGCACGCTGTCCATCTGAACGATGAGGAAATCGAAATTCTTGCCCGCAATCAAGTTGGCGTCTCGCATAATCCGGGCAGCAATCTGAAGCTGGCAAGCGGCGTGGCGCGCGTTCCCGAGCTGCTGAAGGCCGGTGTTACGGTATCGCTCGGAACGGATGGCGCGGCAAGCAACAACAACCTGGACATGTTCGAGGAGATGCGTCTAGCCGCGCTGATTCATAAAGGAGTGTCCGGCGATCCGACGGCGGTTCCGGCAGGCGAGGCCCTGCGTATAGCTACGGAGTATGGCGCAAAGTCTTTATTCCTTAATCAAGTGGGAAGGCTCGCGCCGGGAATGAAAGCTGATTTCATCGCCATTGATATTGACCAGCCACATCTGCTTCCGCATACGGATCTGATATCCCATACCGTATACTCGGCGAGCGCCAAGGACGTAGAGCATGTATGGGTCGACGGCAAGCAGATCATTAAGCACGGGGAATGCCTGACCTTGGACGAAGAGGCAATCCGGCGCAAGGCGCAGGAAGCATTCGAGGGACTGCTGAATCGGTAA
- a CDS encoding cell wall elongation regulator TseB-like domain-containing protein has product MRKRRKWIYYGVFLALLLLFGLYQFFAYVLKDQWSERSAAEAAAISGAGLTEIDKAEKSVWDENSIYWVITGKSKTGSDMMVWVRFTVDGKPAKGENAVHAQELSQGVSEDKMRQIIASSIPGAKIERLLPGAYNGEYAWQLFYKEGDRYYYRFYRFSDGEQIGDGYSLPNR; this is encoded by the coding sequence TTGAGAAAAAGGAGAAAATGGATCTACTACGGGGTGTTTCTGGCCCTGCTCCTTCTGTTCGGATTATATCAATTTTTTGCCTACGTGCTGAAGGATCAATGGAGCGAGCGCAGCGCAGCCGAAGCTGCGGCAATTAGCGGGGCGGGCCTAACCGAGATTGATAAAGCGGAGAAATCGGTATGGGATGAGAACTCTATTTATTGGGTGATTACTGGCAAAAGCAAGACCGGCTCCGATATGATGGTGTGGGTGCGTTTTACTGTTGACGGCAAGCCGGCCAAAGGAGAGAACGCCGTGCATGCGCAGGAGCTGTCTCAGGGAGTATCCGAGGATAAAATGCGGCAGATTATCGCTTCCTCCATTCCGGGTGCCAAGATCGAGCGTTTGCTTCCCGGCGCCTATAACGGCGAGTACGCCTGGCAGCTTTTTTATAAAGAGGGGGACCGCTACTATTACCGGTTCTACCGCTTCTCGGACGGTGAGCAGATCGGCGACGGCTACAGCCTGCCCAATCGTTAA
- a CDS encoding DnaD domain protein yields the protein MDGKEGNSWSGGASFGLQSGMAVIPYTLLTAYRRLGLTGSETLLLIHLLSFRQIEGKDFPSLEELQAVTGRNGSVIASELQKLIKEGFLKIVAGSDERQGIHYERYDFSGLYDKLGSYLASQNDSSAADGNRGSIRSGGRAVSLGTGNNLPGDAFGEDESRSLFVVFEKEFGRPLSPMECETISGWLDQDRYPEELILLALKESVFAGKVHFRYIDRILLEWSRNRVKNAQDVKAYSQRFRGGR from the coding sequence ATGGACGGCAAGGAAGGAAACAGTTGGAGCGGAGGCGCATCCTTTGGACTGCAGAGCGGGATGGCCGTCATTCCATATACGCTTCTAACCGCTTACCGAAGGCTGGGTTTGACCGGCAGCGAGACGCTGCTGCTCATTCATCTGCTCTCTTTCCGCCAGATTGAAGGAAAGGACTTTCCTTCACTGGAGGAGCTGCAAGCCGTTACCGGACGCAACGGTTCGGTTATTGCCAGTGAGCTGCAGAAGCTAATCAAAGAAGGATTCTTAAAGATTGTAGCGGGCAGCGACGAGCGGCAGGGTATCCATTACGAACGCTATGACTTCTCGGGGCTGTATGATAAGCTGGGTTCTTATCTCGCCTCCCAGAATGATTCTTCAGCAGCTGATGGGAACCGTGGTTCAATTCGAAGCGGCGGCCGGGCAGTATCGCTCGGAACAGGCAATAATCTTCCCGGTGATGCGTTTGGGGAAGATGAAAGCCGTAGTCTCTTCGTTGTATTCGAGAAGGAGTTTGGCCGTCCGCTTTCACCGATGGAATGCGAGACGATCTCCGGATGGCTCGACCAGGACCGGTATCCCGAGGAACTGATTCTGCTCGCTTTGAAGGAATCCGTCTTCGCCGGAAAGGTGCATTTTCGTTATATTGACAGGATTCTGCTAGAATGGAGCCGCAACCGGGTGAAGAACGCCCAGGACGTCAAGGCGTACTCCCAGCGGTTTCGCGGGGGAAGATAG
- a CDS encoding 3-hydroxyacyl-CoA dehydrogenase family protein has product MNFKKIGVIGGGTMGQGIAEMLAAKGLDVLLVEKTPEKLDYSYSMIETSLDKQLEKWAITQAEKKLILGRIQKVTHFAELSSCDMVIETIIEDLEEKKKVFNQLDQVCPNNIILASNTSTLSLTELASSTMYPERVIGMHFIYPVAKVDVVEIVRGLKTSDSTFENTKAFVDDVVEKKGVMIYESPGFVTSRLICLFINEAMHVLQEGVASPEDIDDAMRIGYQFQYGPLEMADRFGLDSVLAALERMFREYGELKYRPSTILKKMVRAGQLGMKSGEGFFKYDKDGDRV; this is encoded by the coding sequence ATGAATTTTAAGAAAATCGGTGTCATCGGCGGAGGCACGATGGGACAAGGGATTGCCGAAATGTTGGCAGCCAAGGGTCTGGATGTCCTGCTCGTAGAGAAAACGCCGGAAAAACTGGACTACTCTTACAGCATGATCGAGACGAGTCTCGATAAACAACTGGAGAAATGGGCAATCACTCAGGCAGAGAAGAAGCTTATCCTCGGCCGTATCCAAAAAGTGACTCATTTCGCGGAACTCAGCTCCTGCGACATGGTCATCGAAACTATAATTGAGGATCTGGAAGAGAAGAAGAAAGTATTTAATCAGCTCGACCAGGTATGTCCGAACAATATTATTCTTGCCAGCAACACGTCCACGCTCAGCTTAACGGAGCTTGCAAGCTCCACGATGTACCCTGAACGTGTCATCGGCATGCACTTCATTTATCCGGTCGCGAAGGTGGACGTCGTAGAAATCGTACGCGGCCTTAAGACGTCGGATTCGACATTTGAGAATACTAAAGCTTTTGTTGACGATGTTGTTGAGAAGAAAGGCGTAATGATCTACGAATCCCCGGGATTTGTAACTTCACGCCTCATTTGTCTGTTCATTAATGAAGCTATGCATGTTCTGCAAGAGGGCGTCGCATCCCCGGAGGATATCGACGATGCTATGCGTATCGGCTACCAGTTCCAGTACGGCCCGCTTGAAATGGCTGACCGCTTCGGCCTGGATTCGGTTCTTGCCGCTCTGGAGCGTATGTTCCGCGAGTACGGCGAACTGAAATACCGCCCGTCGACCATTCTGAAAAAGATGGTGCGTGCGGGACAACTGGGCATGAAATCGGGCGAAGGCTTCTTCAAGTATGACAAGGATGGTGACCGTGTATGA
- a CDS encoding alpha/beta fold hydrolase, which translates to MAKAYGKPPYQTFLIHGGPGAAGEMAGVAAFLSEKVGVIESFQTGLTIDELLLELKKDIEHYVNGPVCLVGYSWGAWLSFIFAASFPDLVRKLILVGSAPFEQQYTKDLQATRLARLNEQDKRRVRELEAGLEKNESDKNEILRQYGKIMEKTDLFDPIPSDDDMVEFDLNAYHHIWKEADALRSSGELLKLGYHVVCPVVAIHGIHDPHPYSGVIRPLSAVLQDFRYHLLEHCGHTPWKERMAKDHFYHLLHAELPENNL; encoded by the coding sequence GTGGCAAAAGCGTACGGCAAGCCTCCCTATCAAACCTTTTTAATTCATGGCGGGCCGGGCGCTGCCGGAGAGATGGCTGGAGTGGCGGCTTTTTTATCAGAGAAAGTCGGAGTTATCGAGTCCTTTCAGACCGGGCTGACAATAGATGAATTACTTCTCGAACTCAAGAAGGATATTGAGCATTACGTCAACGGACCCGTCTGTCTCGTCGGTTATTCCTGGGGCGCCTGGTTGAGCTTTATTTTTGCGGCGTCATTTCCGGATCTCGTCCGGAAGTTAATTCTAGTCGGGAGCGCTCCTTTCGAGCAGCAGTATACCAAAGATCTGCAGGCCACCAGGTTAGCCCGATTAAACGAGCAGGATAAAAGAAGAGTCCGTGAGCTCGAGGCCGGTCTGGAAAAAAACGAATCCGATAAGAATGAAATTCTTCGTCAATATGGAAAGATAATGGAAAAAACAGACCTGTTTGATCCCATACCCTCTGATGATGACATGGTGGAATTCGATTTGAATGCCTATCATCACATCTGGAAAGAAGCCGATGCGCTTAGGTCATCCGGCGAGCTGCTAAAGCTAGGCTATCATGTGGTCTGTCCTGTTGTCGCGATTCACGGAATACATGATCCTCATCCCTATTCAGGCGTCATACGGCCTCTGTCTGCCGTCCTGCAAGACTTCCGTTATCACTTACTTGAGCATTGCGGACATACGCCTTGGAAAGAACGAATGGCAAAAGATCATTTTTATCATTTACTTCATGCAGAGCTGCCCGAAAATAATCTTTAA
- the asnS gene encoding asparagine--tRNA ligase yields MANKTVIQGVKDHVGESVVIGCWVNNKRSSGKIQFLQLRDGTGYIQGVVVKSEVPEEVWNAAKSLTQESSLYVTGIIREEPRSQSGFEMTVTGIEILHLTENYPITPKEHGVDFLMDHRHLWLRSSKQRAILVIRAEIIRAVQEYFDINGFTLVDPPILTPTSAEGTTNLFHTKYFEEDAYLTQSGQLYMEAAAMALGRVYSFGPTFRAEKSKTRRHLIEFWMIEPEMAFTEHEESLRIQEEFISHVVQSVLKNCRTELEAVGRDISKLENIKAPFPRITYDDAIKFLNDKGFDIPWGEDFGAPHETAIAEEYDKPVFITHYPAGIKAFYMKPDPNRPDVVLCADMIAPEGYGEIIGGSQRIDDPKLLEERFKEHELSLDTYKWYMDLRTYGSVPHSGFGLGLERTVAWICGLDHVRETIPFPRMLYRLYP; encoded by the coding sequence ATGGCTAACAAAACTGTTATCCAAGGCGTGAAAGATCATGTTGGAGAAAGCGTCGTCATTGGCTGCTGGGTAAATAACAAACGATCCAGCGGCAAAATACAGTTCCTGCAGCTTCGGGACGGAACCGGTTATATTCAGGGCGTCGTCGTGAAATCGGAAGTACCGGAGGAGGTCTGGAACGCAGCTAAAAGTCTGACCCAGGAAAGCTCTCTTTACGTCACTGGAATTATCCGCGAAGAACCCCGCAGCCAATCGGGATTTGAGATGACGGTGACCGGTATCGAGATTTTGCACCTAACCGAGAATTATCCGATTACACCGAAGGAGCATGGCGTCGACTTCCTGATGGATCACCGGCATCTGTGGCTCCGCTCCTCGAAGCAGCGGGCGATTCTTGTGATCCGGGCGGAAATTATCCGGGCGGTTCAGGAGTATTTTGACATTAACGGCTTTACCCTCGTCGATCCTCCGATCCTGACCCCGACATCGGCGGAGGGAACGACCAACCTGTTCCACACCAAGTACTTTGAGGAAGACGCCTATTTGACGCAGAGCGGACAGCTATATATGGAAGCCGCGGCGATGGCGCTCGGCCGTGTATACTCGTTCGGACCGACCTTCCGCGCGGAGAAATCGAAAACCCGCCGCCATTTGATCGAGTTCTGGATGATTGAGCCGGAGATGGCGTTCACGGAGCATGAAGAAAGCCTGCGCATTCAGGAAGAGTTCATCAGTCATGTCGTGCAGTCCGTGCTAAAGAACTGCCGGACGGAGCTTGAGGCGGTGGGACGCGATATTTCCAAGCTGGAAAATATCAAGGCTCCATTCCCGCGCATCACATATGACGACGCGATCAAATTCCTGAATGATAAAGGCTTTGACATCCCTTGGGGAGAGGACTTCGGCGCGCCGCATGAAACGGCAATTGCGGAAGAATATGATAAGCCGGTATTCATTACACATTATCCGGCCGGAATTAAGGCTTTCTACATGAAGCCTGATCCGAATCGCCCGGATGTCGTACTGTGCGCGGATATGATTGCTCCGGAAGGATACGGGGAAATTATCGGCGGATCGCAGCGGATCGACGATCCCAAGCTGCTAGAGGAACGCTTTAAAGAGCATGAGCTGTCACTGGATACGTACAAATGGTATATGGATCTTCGGACGTATGGCTCTGTTCCTCATTCCGGTTTCGGACTTGGTCTGGAACGGACTGTAGCCTGGATTTGCGGATTGGATCATGTGCGCGAGACCATTCCGTTCCCGCGGATGCTGTACCGTCTCTACCCTTAA
- a CDS encoding redox-sensing transcriptional repressor Rex: protein MKSDKISEAVVRRLPVYLRFLNDLQNREIATVSSQELGQRLDLNPAQIRKDLAYFGDFGRKGIGYDVPYLIEKIRHILKLDQQINVVLVGAGNLGQALSNYNIYLKDTMKITAVFDSYPPKIGTKINTLTVQPMDELASTVREQGIRIGIITVPEQEAQKVADILIGAGIEAILNFAPVILKTPPEIRVHAADFTTDLQSLAYYLHEGKDEEEHGY, encoded by the coding sequence ATGAAATCGGACAAAATATCTGAGGCCGTCGTCCGCAGATTGCCAGTATATCTGCGTTTTTTGAACGACCTGCAAAATCGCGAAATCGCCACTGTTTCTTCTCAAGAACTCGGACAACGACTGGATTTAAATCCTGCGCAAATCCGCAAGGATTTGGCCTATTTTGGCGACTTCGGCAGGAAGGGCATTGGTTATGACGTACCCTACCTGATCGAAAAAATCCGCCACATCCTGAAGCTCGACCAACAGATTAATGTTGTTCTGGTAGGAGCGGGGAATCTGGGTCAGGCGCTGTCCAATTACAATATTTATCTGAAAGATACAATGAAAATTACGGCCGTCTTTGATTCCTACCCGCCGAAGATCGGGACCAAGATCAATACTTTGACCGTTCAGCCTATGGATGAACTTGCAAGTACCGTACGCGAGCAGGGCATTCGCATAGGCATTATTACCGTGCCCGAGCAGGAGGCGCAAAAAGTAGCGGATATTCTTATCGGAGCCGGCATTGAAGCGATCCTGAATTTCGCTCCGGTAATCCTGAAGACGCCGCCTGAGATTCGTGTGCATGCGGCGGATTTTACGACCGACCTGCAAAGTCTGGCTTACTATCTGCATGAAGGAAAGGACGAAGAAGAGCATGGGTACTAA
- a CDS encoding acetate/propionate family kinase encodes MKVLVINAGSSSLKYQLYDMTDESVLAKGLVERIGMDSSILTHKPTGKQEVTEVSEILEHTTAIRKVLANLTDKEHGVIDSIKEINAVGHRVVHGGETFKASALVDGAAKSEIRRLFDLAPLHNPAAVMGITASEINMPGVPQVVVFDTAFHQTMPEKAYMYAIPRVLYNKYKVRRYGAHGTSHDFVSKAAAEYLGRPLEDLKIITCHIGNGASVTAVQGGISVDTSMGMTPLEGLMMGTRSGDIDPAVVPYVMNKEELTPGEASSMLNKHSGLLAISGTSSDMRDIIDGYEKGEPNSTLAFEMYEYRLRKYIGSYAAAMDGVDVIVFTAGVGENASLLREKVLSNLTFLGIELDKEANKVRSGDPRRISASGSKVEVLVVPTNEELVIARDTLRIVQEQA; translated from the coding sequence ATGAAAGTACTCGTAATTAACGCAGGTTCTTCTTCGCTGAAATATCAGCTTTATGACATGACCGATGAATCCGTATTGGCCAAAGGCTTGGTCGAGCGCATTGGTATGGATTCCTCGATCCTGACGCATAAGCCGACAGGCAAACAGGAAGTTACCGAAGTAAGCGAAATTCTGGAACATACGACGGCAATCCGTAAAGTATTGGCCAATTTGACCGACAAGGAACATGGCGTGATCGACTCCATTAAAGAGATCAATGCCGTAGGTCACCGCGTCGTTCACGGCGGCGAGACCTTTAAGGCATCGGCACTGGTAGACGGGGCGGCCAAATCGGAAATCCGCCGGCTGTTCGACCTTGCTCCGCTACATAACCCGGCGGCTGTTATGGGGATTACCGCTTCGGAAATCAATATGCCGGGTGTTCCACAGGTTGTCGTATTCGATACCGCATTCCATCAGACTATGCCGGAAAAAGCTTATATGTACGCCATTCCGAGAGTGCTGTACAACAAGTACAAAGTTCGCCGCTATGGCGCGCACGGCACATCGCATGATTTTGTAAGCAAGGCTGCAGCCGAGTACCTTGGGCGTCCGCTGGAAGACCTCAAGATTATCACCTGCCATATCGGCAACGGCGCCAGCGTTACCGCTGTTCAAGGCGGGATATCGGTGGACACTTCGATGGGCATGACCCCGCTGGAAGGTCTCATGATGGGTACGCGCAGCGGCGACATCGATCCGGCTGTCGTTCCTTACGTCATGAACAAAGAGGAGCTTACTCCGGGCGAAGCCAGCTCCATGCTCAATAAGCACAGCGGCTTGCTCGCCATTTCCGGAACAAGCAGCGACATGCGGGACATTATTGACGGCTATGAGAAGGGCGAGCCGAATTCCACACTGGCCTTTGAAATGTACGAATACCGTCTGCGCAAATATATCGGTTCCTATGCGGCGGCGATGGACGGCGTTGATGTCATTGTCTTCACGGCCGGCGTAGGCGAGAATGCTTCATTGCTTCGCGAGAAGGTTCTGAGCAACCTGACCTTCCTCGGAATAGAGCTGGACAAGGAAGCGAACAAGGTTCGCTCCGGCGATCCTCGCCGCATTTCAGCGAGTGGCTCCAAGGTAGAAGTGCTTGTCGTTCCGACCAACGAAGAACTCGTTATCGCCCGCGATACGCTTCGCATCGTGCAAGAACAAGCATAA